The proteins below come from a single Gemmatimonadales bacterium genomic window:
- a CDS encoding GvpL/GvpF family gas vesicle protein: MCAARDVPNVSAASPPAHGWYVYALVLPGDLVPPEGMDGKSPVTLLVSRGIGAAASVVPLAEFGSEPLRRNLQDVGWLEEKVRRHEQVVEALLARGPVLPLRFGTVFLGIKRLRAVLARNARTLREALRYVAGKEEWGLKGFSHGASVRTALLRDDPALLAQEAGAAGASPGHRFFARRKSEELLATRSLEREVELADDAAAAVAPRVVRLVRNPAAAGFASEGERLVLSLACLLERRVVEPFLEEVERWNGDHRRDGFRLTASGPWPPYHFTPGLPVDA; the protein is encoded by the coding sequence ATGTGCGCCGCCCGCGACGTGCCGAACGTTTCCGCCGCGTCGCCGCCCGCGCACGGTTGGTATGTGTACGCGCTGGTGCTGCCGGGGGACCTCGTGCCCCCGGAGGGGATGGATGGGAAGTCGCCGGTCACCCTGCTCGTGTCCCGCGGAATCGGGGCGGCGGCGAGTGTCGTGCCGCTCGCTGAGTTCGGCAGCGAGCCCCTGCGGCGAAACCTGCAAGACGTGGGATGGCTCGAGGAGAAGGTGCGGCGGCACGAGCAAGTTGTGGAGGCGCTGCTGGCGCGCGGGCCGGTTCTCCCGCTGCGGTTCGGCACCGTCTTCCTGGGCATCAAGCGGCTGCGCGCGGTGCTGGCCAGGAACGCGCGGACCTTGCGCGAGGCGCTGCGGTACGTGGCCGGCAAGGAGGAGTGGGGACTGAAGGGCTTCTCGCACGGCGCCTCCGTGCGAACCGCGCTGTTGCGGGACGACCCAGCCCTTCTCGCCCAGGAAGCCGGCGCGGCCGGAGCGTCGCCCGGGCACCGTTTCTTCGCGCGAAGGAAGTCGGAAGAGCTGCTCGCCACGCGGTCGCTGGAGCGGGAGGTGGAGCTCGCTGACGACGCGGCGGCGGCCGTGGCGCCGCGGGTAGTGAGGCTGGTTCGGAATCCGGCTGCCGCCGGCTTCGCCTCCGAGGGCGAGCGTCTCGTCCTGAGCCTGGCCTGCCTCCTCGAACGCCGCGTGGTCGAGCCCTTCCTCGAGGAGGTGGAGCGCTGGAATGGGGATCATCGCCGCGACGGCTTTCGCCTCACGGCTTCGGGCCCCTGGCCGCCGTACCACTTCACGCCGGGGTTGCCGGTAGATGCCTGA
- a CDS encoding gas vesicle protein — MPEYAPESLLERQVTLLETLDRVLNRGVVVAGDLTLSVADVDLIHVGLRLLLCSVETAREWRVPGTFPLSHP, encoded by the coding sequence ATGCCTGAGTATGCGCCGGAGTCGCTCCTCGAGCGGCAGGTGACGCTGCTCGAAACCCTGGACCGCGTCCTCAACCGCGGCGTGGTCGTCGCGGGCGACCTCACGCTCTCGGTCGCCGATGTGGACCTGATCCACGTGGGGCTTCGCCTCCTGCTCTGCTCGGTGGAGACCGCGAGGGAGTGGCGCGTCCCCGGCACCTTCCCACTGTCCCACCCATGA
- a CDS encoding GvpL/GvpF family gas vesicle protein, with protein sequence MTAVYLYGVVGCRPPFAPGVLGLGDSPVFLVGGPDLAAVASYSPLDLWPIDEAHVRRHQAVVEAIMRDRPVLPMRYNSLLPDKKALTRFLRQRSRALVAALGRVGGSVEMGLRVLAPAPGAGAVPGRPLPLRGRGPGTSYLRRRMEEERRGARERKRGQQLIGELGALLEPLVVESSLRPFLTDRLTLSASYLVAHDRVAAFRERVGVVQRRFSAFGFLLTGPWPPYHFANGSPDG encoded by the coding sequence ATGACGGCAGTCTACCTGTACGGTGTGGTCGGCTGCCGCCCGCCGTTCGCGCCAGGCGTCCTGGGCCTGGGCGACAGCCCGGTCTTCCTGGTGGGGGGTCCCGACCTCGCAGCTGTCGCGAGCTACTCACCCCTCGACCTCTGGCCCATTGACGAGGCGCACGTGAGGCGGCACCAAGCGGTCGTCGAGGCGATCATGCGTGACCGGCCGGTCTTGCCGATGCGCTACAACAGCCTCCTCCCCGACAAGAAGGCCTTGACGCGATTCCTGCGGCAGCGCTCACGCGCCCTCGTGGCGGCGCTCGGACGGGTGGGCGGGAGCGTGGAGATGGGTCTCCGAGTTCTTGCGCCCGCTCCCGGGGCGGGAGCCGTCCCTGGGCGCCCGCTGCCGTTGCGCGGGCGCGGCCCAGGCACGAGCTACCTGCGACGAAGGATGGAGGAAGAGCGCCGAGGGGCTCGAGAGCGCAAGCGGGGCCAGCAGCTCATCGGAGAGCTTGGCGCGCTGCTGGAGCCTCTGGTGGTGGAAAGCAGCCTCCGCCCGTTTCTGACCGACCGGTTGACGCTGAGCGCGTCCTATCTGGTGGCCCACGACCGTGTCGCCGCCTTTCGCGAGCGGGTCGGCGTCGTCCAGCGGCGCTTTTCCGCCTTCGGCTTTCTGCTCACCGGTCCCTGGCCTCCGTACCACTTCGCGAACGGATCGCCCGATGGCTGA
- a CDS encoding gas vesicle protein K: MAESGSNREATLLGVARELEQITGALPRRIDASPDQAAQGLAKLVLTLIELLRRLLERQAVRRIEAGSLTPEEIERMGVTFMRLEERMGELKAHFGLSDDDLNLSLGPLGDLM; encoded by the coding sequence ATGGCTGAGTCAGGTTCTAACCGGGAGGCGACGCTCCTCGGCGTCGCGCGAGAACTGGAGCAAATCACCGGAGCGCTGCCAAGGAGGATTGACGCGAGTCCCGACCAGGCGGCGCAGGGCCTGGCAAAGCTGGTGCTCACGCTCATCGAGCTGTTGCGGCGGCTCCTTGAACGTCAGGCCGTGAGGCGAATCGAGGCCGGCTCCCTCACCCCGGAAGAGATCGAGCGCATGGGCGTCACGTTCATGAGGCTCGAGGAGAGAATGGGCGAACTCAAGGCGCACTTCGGCCTGAGCGATGACGATCTCAACCTCTCGCTCGGTCCGCTGGGCGACCTGATGTAG
- a CDS encoding PAS domain S-box protein, with protein sequence MPDESHHAEPTDAALASLFDANPLPMWIYDVETLRFLAVNDAAVHTYGYSRDEFLAMTIRDIRPPEDVPKLEQLVAGESDGLQHSGMWRHSRKDGTVFDVEVTSHTVTFQGRNAELVLPRDVSDRVQLDRERRRSEHAVVRKSEAALRALVDHAVFGMYRSTPDGRFTMVNQTLVDLLGYSSASELRGVNIARDVYQSPEDRGRLVSQALRSDVHDVREVEWKRRDGSPIIVRLSGRTVRAEDGSVEAYEMIVEDVTERRTLEEQLRQAQKMEAVGLLAGGIAHDFNNLLATIQATAETVRAEHQGDAVLTGEIEQILRASERGAALVQKLLAFGRRQRLELRPVNLADQVREAALLLLRVVPASIAIKLVFEDAAATVRADPGAIEQILINLSTNARDAMPEGGTLLIQTFRSVLDETYCATQGWATPGEYVVLAVSDTGVGMDPETLRHVFEPFFTTKPVGAGTGLGLATVYGLAKQHAGLVHVYSEVGMGTSVKVYLPRSGEAASPAPRVAAAVVRGGNETILLAEDEESLRRAAKRVLEKHGYTVLAASDGEEALEMLRANAGRIRLVLSDVVMPRLGGPQFIARARAEGFRTPVLFSSGYTARDIEQTAALEAGASLLPKPWTITDLLRRVRELLDAPEPG encoded by the coding sequence CTGCCTGACGAGTCTCACCACGCCGAACCGACGGATGCGGCCCTCGCATCGCTGTTCGATGCGAACCCGCTCCCTATGTGGATCTACGACGTCGAGACGCTGCGTTTCCTTGCGGTGAACGACGCGGCCGTTCACACCTACGGTTACTCCCGAGACGAATTCCTCGCCATGACGATCCGGGACATCCGCCCGCCGGAGGACGTCCCGAAGCTCGAGCAGCTCGTCGCCGGCGAGTCAGATGGGCTGCAGCACTCCGGCATGTGGCGGCACAGTCGGAAGGACGGGACCGTCTTCGACGTCGAGGTGACGAGTCACACCGTCACGTTCCAGGGCCGGAACGCCGAGCTTGTTTTGCCGCGTGACGTGAGCGACCGGGTCCAGTTGGATCGCGAGCGCCGGCGCTCCGAGCACGCGGTCGTCCGCAAGTCGGAGGCGGCTCTCCGAGCCCTCGTGGACCACGCCGTCTTCGGGATGTACCGGAGCACTCCGGACGGCCGTTTCACCATGGTCAACCAGACCCTCGTGGACCTGCTCGGGTATTCCTCCGCATCCGAGCTCCGTGGCGTGAACATCGCCCGCGATGTGTACCAGAGCCCAGAGGACCGCGGCCGCCTGGTATCGCAGGCGTTGCGGTCGGACGTCCACGATGTCCGCGAGGTCGAGTGGAAGCGCAGGGACGGGAGCCCGATCATCGTGCGCCTCTCCGGCCGGACGGTCCGCGCGGAGGATGGCTCAGTCGAGGCGTATGAGATGATAGTCGAGGACGTCACCGAGCGGCGCACGCTGGAAGAACAACTGCGGCAGGCACAGAAGATGGAGGCGGTGGGCCTCCTGGCCGGCGGGATCGCGCACGACTTCAACAATCTCCTCGCGACCATCCAGGCTACCGCCGAGACGGTCCGCGCCGAGCACCAGGGCGACGCCGTGCTGACCGGCGAGATCGAGCAGATCCTGCGGGCCAGCGAGCGCGGGGCGGCGCTGGTCCAGAAGCTGCTGGCCTTCGGCCGCCGACAGCGTCTGGAGTTGCGCCCCGTGAACCTCGCCGACCAGGTGCGTGAAGCGGCGCTTCTGCTGCTGCGCGTCGTGCCCGCGAGCATCGCGATCAAGCTGGTCTTCGAGGACGCGGCGGCGACGGTGCGCGCGGACCCGGGCGCCATCGAGCAGATCCTGATAAACCTTTCGACGAATGCGCGCGACGCGATGCCTGAAGGAGGCACGCTGCTCATCCAGACCTTCCGCTCCGTGCTGGACGAGACCTACTGCGCCACCCAGGGGTGGGCGACGCCGGGTGAATACGTGGTACTTGCCGTCAGCGACACCGGCGTCGGAATGGACCCGGAGACGCTGCGCCACGTCTTCGAGCCGTTCTTCACGACCAAGCCGGTGGGTGCGGGAACGGGCCTCGGCCTCGCCACCGTATACGGACTGGCCAAGCAGCACGCCGGCCTGGTCCACGTGTACAGCGAGGTTGGAATGGGGACCTCCGTGAAGGTCTACCTTCCGCGGTCCGGAGAGGCGGCGTCCCCCGCGCCTCGAGTCGCCGCTGCGGTCGTGCGCGGTGGGAACGAGACCATCCTGCTCGCCGAGGATGAGGAGTCGCTGCGCCGAGCCGCGAAGCGCGTCCTGGAGAAGCACGGCTACACTGTGCTGGCGGCATCCGACGGAGAGGAAGCCCTGGAGATGCTCCGCGCCAACGCCGGCCGGATACGCCTCGTTCTGTCGGACGTGGTGATGCCGAGGCTGGGCGGCCCGCAGTTCATCGCCCGGGCGCGAGCCGAAGGCTTTCGGACTCCGGTACTGTTCAGCAGCGGTTACACGGCGCGCGACATCGAGCAGACGGCCGCGCTCGAAGCGGGCG